In Arachis stenosperma cultivar V10309 chromosome 1, arast.V10309.gnm1.PFL2, whole genome shotgun sequence, one DNA window encodes the following:
- the LOC130977629 gene encoding probable purine permease 11 — translation MWFIEDRTDPGQAAATLLGRFYYYEGGNSKWMATLVQSSGFPLLIPLLFYFSPTKCDHNNGTNDNSTNNTITKKYPTKSKVSTLTLIYIGFGLIATGTNLLYSYGLFYLPVSTYSLLCATQLAFTALFSYSINSQKFTPPIFNSVILLTASAALLAINTDDVDWRHKPYDNYFIIGFFCTIFASAAFSFCLSMVQLSFEKQLIKGGTFYAVLEILFYQSFVATCACVVGVFASGEWTTLNNEMKNFKQGTFSYVMTLLWIAVSWQVTSVGMVGLVMEVSSLFANLIATLTLPVVPIFAVFIFHDKMDGDMIVSLLLAVWGFLSYIYQHYLDDRKAKVHNVEGVC, via the exons ATGTGGTTCATAGAAGATAGGACTGATCCAG GCCAAGCTGCAGCTACCCTTCTGGGAAGGTTTTACTATTATGAAGGTGGCAATAGCAAATGGATGGCAACACTTGTTCAGTCTTCAGGATTCCCATTACTAATTCCATTACTCTTCTATTTCTCACCTACCAAATGCGACCACAATAACGGCACCAATGACAATAGCACCAACAACACCATCACAAAAAAGTATCCCACGAAATCCAAAGTTTCCACCTTAACACTCATCTACATAGGTTTTGGCTTGATTGCAACAG GTACCAACTTGTTGTATTCTTATGGGCTATTCTATCTACCTGTTTCAACCTATTCTTTACTATGTGCAACCCAATTGGCGTTCACGGCACTATTCTCTTACTCCATTAATTCCCAGAAATTCACGCCACCTATTTTCAATTCCGTGATACTTCTGACGGCGTCTGCTGCCTTACTTGCTATCAACACTGATGATGTCGATTGGAGACACAAGCCGTACGATAACTACTTCATAATTGGATTCTTCTGCACCATTTTCGCATCTGCTGCATTCTCCTTTTGTCTCTCCATGGTGCAGCTCTCTTTCGAGAAGCAGCTCATCAAAGGGGGCACCTTCTATGCGGTGTTGGAGATTCTATTctaccaatcatttgttgcCACGTGTGCTTGTGTAGTGGGGGTGTTCGCAAGCGGGGAATGGACGACTTTAAACAATGAGATGAAGAACTTCAAGCAGGGGACCTTTTCTTATGTGATGACTCTGCTTTGGATTGCTGTGTCGTGGCAAGTAACATCAGTGGGTATGGTGGGTTTGGTTATGGAGGTATCTTCGTTGTTCGCAAATCTTATAGCCACTTTGACTTTGCCTGTGGTTCCCATTTTCGCTGTTTTCATCTTCCATGATAAGATGGATGGTGACATGATTGTGTCGTTGTTGTTGGCAGTTTGGGGATTCCTTTCTTATATATATCAGCATTATCTTGATGACCGAAAAGCTAAAGTTCATAATGTTGAGGGAGTTTGTTAA